The genomic DNA CCGGCGTTTCCAACGCATCAGGATGAATACCCAGGTCGACGCGCGGATTCGCGCGCCGCATCTGTCGCAGCGTCTTGCGGGTGTGCTTGGTCAGGGGATGTAGCAAATAGGTGATTGGCGTATCGCCCAGCACCCGTTGCTGTTCCGCATACTTGTCGAGAAATGCCTGGTCGTCGTCACCGGTGACCACAACGGCGCCAGGCGCATTGCAGGGAAACATCGGTTCACGCACGAGTTGAGTGTGGCGCTCCAGCGCAGTCGCCAACAAGAGCGCCCAATAATCTGCGTGCCGGCAATGGTCATCTTCGCCCTCGCGCTGCGCGGCATAGAGATAGACCGGGCGCTCCCCCGCGATGCCCCATAGATCGCCACCGCGGTCCCCCATCACTTGCGCCGGATCGCCCTGCCGATACCGGATCAGGTCGGCCGCCAATTCCGTACCGACCAGAATCACCGTTGACCGGCCATGCCGAAGCACGAGCCAGACAGGACCATGTTGCGCATCGCTCAGCAACACATCACCGGCCGCCTCATAGGCATGAAAATCATGGAGTGAACGCAGCCGGGCTGCAGCGGGCAATCCTTGATATCCAACAAAAACCCGCGGCACAATACCTGTCACGATCTTCCGGTGCACGCCTAGCACGGCACAGGCGCTCTCCTGCGGCTGCACAATGACAAGCACCCCGTCAGGATCGAGCTGCGCCAGTTCCTCGGCATGCGGCGCCACCAGGATACGGGGCGCCTGGGCGCCACGGATGCCAAACAAACGAAGATGATGCGCGATGACATCACGCGCCAAATATGTGCTGTTGATGGAATTCATCTTCTACCCAGTAAGCCAATCGCATAGCGGCATGCCCTGCGCAGCAGCCCCCGGCTTCGCGCCGCCGACGATTCGGCTACCTCCGGCGCCACGACCGCGGACTCCCTTTCCACTTCCGACGATGCGGACAACAAGCGGACGAGTTCAATCGCACGTTCTCGATAGTGCCCGGGCTTCAGAAAATAGCTGCCCGTCGTCAATGGCACAAAACGCGCGCCGAATTTTGTCTTGAACCGCGACACGCGGACGATCGGCCAATCATCGGGGAGTCCCGGGAACGCCGGTCCCAGGCGATAACAACGCAGCCCTTCCCGCTTCAGTGTCCGGATCAAGCCCCAGTGCACCATGTCGTTCGCGCGAAGATCCAGGCCTCTGGCGGTGGACACGCCTGCGAGATAACTGGCGCCTCCCTTGTCGATCAGGGCCAACAACATCGCGACGGCTTCACCATCGTGCAAAGCCGCCAACAGCCAGCAACGATTCGACGGATGCAGCGCATTCCAGATATCGCGGTAGTACGACAGTGGCGCCAGGGACTCGCCCGTGCGCTGCGACGAAACCTTGGCCATCTCGTAATAGAGATTGATCGCGTCGGGCTCCTGCACACGCTGAATCTCGACACCCGACTTGAGTGCCTTTCGCACATTGCGGCGGCACGCTTCGGCCAGGCGTGAGAACAGGGCATCTTCGTCGCCGTCATCCAGCATGACTACCTGATCGCAGGCAACCGTGCTCATTGCGGGGGCCGGATACATCCCTCCTGGGCCAAAAGCCAGACCATGGAAAAAGCCCCAATCGCTCACCCAGAACGGAACCTCCAGGCCGCGTGCGCCATCCAGACTTTCCGGCGCCAGGCTCTGGAAAGCAAGCTGAATCCGGTGGCATTGCCTGGCCACTGCCTGCTCAAACATATAATTGCGCATCAGCGCCTTGAGAGCGGCTAGGCTGGCAGCATCTAGTCCAGGCACGCACGCTAGACCGGCGTGCCGGTGTATGCCTGAATGGAGCAGGTTTTCCTGGGCAGCACCGTTGCTGGTATCTGAAAAATAGAGCGGCAGCACCGCAACCAGCCGGCCCTTGCTTTCAAAACCGACGGAGAGATTCTCCCCAGAGAAATAGCGCTCTTCGATGGCTATCCAGTCGCTACGATGAAACAACCAGGCCTGCCCGGAGGCATCACACACAGCGTCCCAGTCATGACTTGGGATATCGCGATATGCGACCAGCCTCATGCCGGTTTCGTCAACACGACGTTATAGCGATAGCCGTAGAAAGGATGGCGAAGATGCACTTCTTCAATGACGCAATCCACACCCAGCTCCTTGGCGAAGGACTCGAAATCCTGTTTCGCGAAATAGAAACAGGTAATACCGCCTTGGTCGCTCGGAACAGACGCAGGAGCCGGGGCTGGTTCCGAAGAAGCCACCGTCTTGGGTCCGCCTCCGAAAATTGCGCACACCTTCGTCCATAATGTCGGAACGGCAGGCTTCGCAGCGGAGGAAACAGGCGTCACAGCTGGCTCGGTCGCCGGAGCTTGTTGGGCAAGCTCAGCTTGAAATCGTGCAACGGCGTCGAGAAACGCATCGACATTGCTGGCATCGGGAATGGAGCCCAACAGAACCTTGCCGCCGGGGCGCACCACTCTGACCATATCTTGGACCAGGCCTTTCACGCTGTCGAACGTCGGAAAGTTGGTCAGGACGTCATAACAGTACACACTGTCGAACGCCCCACTATCGAAAGGCAATGCACCGCCATCGCCCACCCGGAAGGTCGCGTTGGGCAGATTCAAGCTGCTAGCGCATTCGATTGCACCTTCCGCTACATCGACACCAACATATTGGCCGATCTTGGGCGCGACGCCGCAGGCAATGAAACCCGCGGCACAACCGACCTCCAGCACCCGCGAGGACGCGTTGGCGCCGATAGTGCGCACAATACTGTCCATCATGTCGTCGTAGCGCGACTGATCGGCCCACACGCGGGGATCCCGCCCGCTCACGTAGCAAAGATCGTGCAGGGCCGGCCGCTCACCCACGACCTTGGCGCGGTGGGAAAAAAACTGCCGAGCCTCATCCTTCCAGTTCATTTCGTATCCCTATCATCTATCCCGGCATGCACATTGAGTGCCGATCCACCGCCTGTATCCGTGTCTTCGACGTATGTAAACGTCGCATGAACCGTCGGTTCATACAGAAAACTCTGATTCCAAAGCACCTTGCGCTTGACAGAAAAAATCGCAGCCTTCTCGACATAATGCAATACATCGGTCTTGTTCTTGGGGATCATGTAGAACCGCAAGCCGACACTGAGGTAATAGCGCCCGAGGCCAAGATCCAGGCTCTCGATACGGTAATGCACGGTTCCCCGCCCCCTCAAGGGCTGACCGTTATTGATGAATACCTTGAAATCGGCGGCGTCATAACCCGACACGGCCTGAGTGGTCTCGCCGTCGATGCGGAAATTGCAATAGACCTGCGGGTGATCCGTCCTGCCCTCCCAATCGATCGCTAGCGTGAGCGGATTGCCGGCGGTGAATACCGTTGCTTCTTCACCTGCCGCATTCAGCAAGCGCACGCCCGTAATGCGGACATCCTGGCCGGCAAGCTCGTACTTGCCATTCGCTTCCACGGTTTCTTTCACGCGGTCGAACGCCGCCGACGATTCACGGCGGTTGCGCTCGTCCACCACTTCCCACACGCTTTGGGAATAAGCTTTGCAGACCGGCTCGGCTGGCCCGTCGATGCGTACCCTGCCACCATCGATCCAGATCGCGCGGTCGCACAATTCCATGACCGTCGCTTCGGAGTGGCTGACGAACAGCACCGTGGACCCGCTGGCGCAAATCTCGCGCATGCGCCGCATGCATTTGTGCACGAAGCTGGCGTCGCCGGCGGCAAGGGCCTCGTCCACGATAAGCAGATCCGGGTCAACGCAGATCGCCGTCGAAAACGTCAACCGCGCCTGCATACCGCTCGAATAAGTGTGAAACGGCTGGTCGATCACGTCGCCCAACTCGCTGAAATCGATGACCCAATCCATTTTGGCCTGGATCTCCTGCAGCGTCATTCCCATGCACATCGCGCCCATGATGACGTTCTCACGGCCCGAATACTGCGGATTGAAGCCGGTGCCCAGTTCAAGAATGGCGGACACCTTGCCATTGATGTGTACCTCGCCTCCGGTATGCTCGAGCGTCCCGGTCAAGATCTTCAACAACGTGCTTTTGCCCGCGCCATTCGATCCGATGATGCCAAGGACTTCGCCGCGCGCCACATCGAACGACACATCGCGCAACGCCCATTTCTCGGCATGACGCGGCTTGCCGGTAAGCATCTCACGCACCATGTTCGCCGGACTGCTGTAGATCCGGTAGCACTTGGACAGGTTGCGGACGCTGATGGCGATATCGGTGCTCATAGCGCATCTCCGAAAAAGCCCTTGAAGCGAGCGAACAACCGGCTGCCCATGGCCAACGACACAATGGCGAATACGAACGTGACCGCCCAGGCCAGCGGATGGGCTATTCGACCGAAATACAGCACGTCCTGGTAGCACCAGATCAAGTAGCTGAACGGATTGGCGTAAATAACCGGTTTGAATACCGACGGCACCCAATCCGGAAGAAACACGACGGGAACGAGAAAGATACCGACCAGTGAAAAGACCTGCACGAACTCTTTCATGTCCCGCACGATCACCGAAACTGCGGACAGCACGAAAGCGATGCCGAGCATCAGCGCCAGATGCATGAACAGCAATGGCAGCAACAGCAGATAGGTCCAGAACAGGCTGCCGTGCGTGGCCAGCACATAGATGATCAGCACCCCAAGCGAGATGGCCTGCGGCACCATGGCAGCGATTACCGCACGCGCCGGCAGGACTTCGATGGGGAAAATGGTCTGTTTGACCAGATTCGCATTCGAGATGATCGCCGACGCCGATTTCGCCATGGCGAGCTGGATGGCGAGCCAGGGGACCATGCCGCTGAGAATGTATGCGGAATAATCCAGCGGCATTTCATGCGACTGGTTGACGCGCGCCTTCATGACGACGCCGAACAGGAACATGTAGACGCCCATCATGAACAGCGGATGGAGGAACGTCCAGACTCCGCCCAGCACATGGCCTGCATGAGGGTCCAGAATATCCCGCTTCACCATCTCGATCAACAGGTGGCGTTGTTTGACATACAGCGCCACGATCCGCCGCACCGCCTTGTAATTGGCGACCGGATTCAGTGCGGTAAGCAGCATTGCTATTTGCCCAGATAAGCTTGACAGAAACTCTCGACGTTCAACAACGACCAGATCAACAAACGGCGATTTTGCTCACCGTTCAAATGCTGATCCACCAGCTTCTGCACCGTGCCACGATCGAGAAAATCATAAATACGCGCATTGCTGGAAAAGAGCTGTCGACGCACATAGTCCATGCTCTCGCCCTTGAACCAGCTGGCGTCCGGCGCTGAAAAACCCTGCTTCTCGCGTTCGACGATATCCTGTGGCACGTGCCGGGCCATCATCTTGCGCAGTAGCAGTTTGCCATCGCGCGTTTTCTGAAAGTAGCGCGCGGTTTTGCTGCCCGGCTCGTTTTCGTTGAGCTGCACCACATCTTCCAGATGTCCCAGCTTCAGGCGGGTCGGCAACTTCATGGCAAAGTCGACCAGGTCGTTATCAAGGAACGGCACGCGCGATTCCAGGCCGTGCGCCATGGAGAGCTTGTCCTCGACCACCAGCAGACCGTGCAGGAAAGTCTTGGCCTCCATATACAGCGAGTGGTTGACGTAGTCTTCCGGTCGGGTCAGCGTACTGGCATGCGAGGCAAACACGTCACGGAAAATATCCCGCGTCCAGACCTGCTTGACATCCCCCCAGACCGGGGCAAACACTTCGCGAATCTGCGTGTTCGGAATCAGGCGCTGCCAATAGGCGTAGTATTTGTCGATGTAATGCTCGAAATCATCGTTGACCACTGCGCGGTAATAACGCCACGGATAGCCGCCGAAAATCTCATCACCCCCTGTGCCAGCCAGCACGACCTTGTTGAACTTGCTGGCCAGCTTGGCCGCGTAATAATTGGGATAGCTTTGGCCGACCCGGGGTTCTTCGAGATGCCAAGCCATGGCCGGCATGATGCGTTCCATGTCCCCCGCCTTGAGCACCATTTCATAATGCTCGGTCTTGAACAGGTAGGACATGCGTTCCGCGGCCTGCCGTTCGTCGAAGTTCAATTCGACGCCTGAGGCCGAAGTCATGTCGAAGCCGCAGGTGAACGTCCGCATATACGGCACCTGTTTTGCGGCCAACGCGGTAATCGAGCCCGAATCCATGCCGCCCGACAGATAGGCGCCCACATCGACATCCGAGACCAACTGGCGCTTGACTGCCCGTTGAAAGAGGAAGTCCAGTTCCTCCATGTACTCGGCATCCGACTTGGGATTCTCCGGCTCCTGGAAGCAGTAGTCCCAGTAACGTTCGATCGCCCCGACACCCTTGACGGCATCGACTTCCACCGAGCAACCCGCCGGCAGGATCGATACGCCTTCAAACAGTGTCTGGTCGGTGAAGAAATTCTGAAAGGTGAAGTACTCCAGCAAGCCAGGCAGGTTCATTTTCGCGCGCAACGCTGGATGCGCAAGAATGGCCTTGGCTTCGGAGCCGAACAGAAACGACTGTTCGGCCTTGGAGTAATACAACGGCTTGATGCCGTAGCGATCGCGCGCCAGGAGCATGCGGCGTTCACGCCCATCCCAGAGGGCGAATGCGAACATGCCGTTGAAGCGCGTCAGCGCGGCCTTGCCCCATGCCGCCAGGGCATAGAGCACGACCTCGGTATCGCTGGTGGAGCCGAAGCGATACCCCTTCGCCTCGAGCTCCTCACGCAGCTCTCGATAGTTGTACAGCTCACCGTTATAAGTGAGCGAATAGCGGCCATCTCCCGAGCGCATGGGCTGATGTCCACTCGGCGACAAATCGATGATCGCCAATCGCCGGTGTCCCAATCCAACGGGGCCCTCGGTCCAACAACCCTCGCCATCCGGACCTCTGTGCGCAATGGCATCGGTCATCCGCTTGACGAGTTCCGGTGCCGCGGGGGCGCCGTCAAGATTCAAAAACCCGGCGATTCCACACACGATTAAGCTTCGCCCCCGTGCTTTTGACGCCAGTCGATCAGCGATTGCAGGCCTTCACGCAGTTCGAACTTGTACTTGAAGCCCAAATCCTGCTCGGCCTTCTTCGGGCAGCCGATGCGGTTCTGCACCATGCGACGCGCATCGTCGGCGCTGTAGGGACGGTATTCCACCTTCAGGTCGGACTGCTTCATGTCCAGAATCGTGTCGCACAATTCCTTGATGCTGGTCTGGACGCCGGTGCCGACGTTGTAGAACTCATCGGTTGCTTCCGACTCCAGTGCCAGGACGTTGCAGCGGGCCACGTCTTCCACCGAGATGAAGTCATACGCCTGCGTGCCGTCGCCGTTGATCACGGGCGCTTCGTTGGCGTCGATCTTGTTGAGCATGATGGGAATCACGCCCGTGTACGCGGCGGTCTGGTCCTGGTGCGGGCCGTACACGTTCATGTAGCGCAAGCCAACGTAGCTCAGGCCATAGCGGTCGTGGAACGCGTGGCACATGGCTTCACCGGCAATCTTGCTGGCCCCGTAGAAGTTGCGGTTGTTGAAAGGATGAGCCTCGGTCATCGGCACCTCGACGGCGTCGCCGTACACCGAAGCCGACGACGAGTAGACCAGGCGCTTGATGTTGTTGCGAACACAAGCTTCCAGCACGTTGAAGGTGCCTTCGATGTTCACGTGGAACGCGGTGCGCGGGAAGTCCTTGCAGTGCAGCAACCACATCGCGGCCAGGTGAACCACGCCGTCCATGCCATACATGGCGTCGTTGAGCAGGTCGATATCCCGAATGTCGCCGCCGTTGGGGTACATGCGGCAACGGGGGTCCTTGAGATACTCAGCAATATTGCTGTGTTTCCCGCGTGCGAAGTTGTCGTAAATGACGACTTCAGCCACATTGTGCTTAAGGAGTTCAGCGACGACAAAACTGCCAATAAAACCGGCACCGCCGATGACGAGAATCTTAGAACCAGCAAGCTTCATGAGAATGCCCTTTTCTTTCTGAGCGAAAGTCGCATTGTATCCAGATTGACGGTCGTTCCCTAAGAATGGCAACGCCCTAATTGGCCCCATTTCTCGCCCCCATTCACGCGTGATCAGGACCGGATGCCAGGCGAGATCGCGCCGATGCAATGAACGGGGCCCCCCGTAACCTCAATTAATTATCAATATCATTTATTCACAAATTTGCCACGAATCGGGCTTATCGGAATTCAGCAGTAGCCAATCAAAGGGTTTGGAACCACAATAAGGACAAGGATTCCGACAAAAGGAGACAACCATGCGCATTGCAGATGCCCAGTGGATTCCTTCAACCCAGCACCAGACTTGGGATGCGTTGACCGATCCCGCCGTGCTGCAGCGTTGCATCCCCGGCTGCGTCGAAGTCACCCAGCGCAGTCCCACCGAGTACGCCGTCACGCTGCGGGCCAAGGTCGCCGGCCTGGATACCGACTACGAAGGCGAGATCCTGCTCTCGGACGTCGATCCGCCCAACAGTTGCACCTTGGTGTTCGAAGGCAAGGGCCGCGCCGCCTGCCTGGCCATCGGCACCGCACAGGTCAACTTGTCGACCAAAGACGAAGGCACGCGGGTCGCCTACACGGTCGCCGGCATGACAGGCGGCAAACTGGCCGAATGCGGCGAAGGCCTCATCCTGAAGGCCGGCGAAAAGATCATCGAGAAATTCTTCACCGCCTTCATCGACTACATGGCGGCCCAGCCGCGGCTGGCGCCGCCCCCGCCGCCGCCCGAGCCCGAGCCGCGCGGCCTGTCGAACTCCCGCTGGTCCTGGGCGCTGGTGGTGCTGGTGATTGCCGTGTTCTGGAGCTATCACGCGTTCTATAAGTAAAAACCCGGTGGGGCCGGTGATATCCTTGGCGGCATGACCGCCCCGCCCCCTCCATCGCCCCCGCCAGAGCCCGCCCACTCCCGCCGCGACCTGCTGATGGGCATGGCCGGGGTGGCCGCCACCGTCGTGCTGGCGGCCTTCGATTCCACCATCATCAGCACCACCCTGCCGCGCGTGGCCGAGGCCCTGAACGGCATGGCCCTGTATGCCTGGGTGGGTACCGGCTACCTGCTGGCCACCGCAGCATCCATCATGATCTTCGGCCGTCTGGGCGATATGTTCGGCCGCAAGCCCCTGATGCTGGTGTCGGTGCTGATCATCGCGCTCGGTTCCATCGCCTGTGGCCTGTCGCAAAGCATGGGCCAGCTGATCCTGTTCCGTACCCTGCAAGGGATCGGCGGAGGCATGATGATCGCCACGGCCTTCGCGGCCCCGGCGGATCTGTTCCCCGACGCCAAGCAACGGGTGAAATGGATGGCGCTGGTCTCGGCCGCCTTTGCCATGGCCAGCGGCATCGGCCCGGTACTGGGCGGCGCCGCAACGCAGGCGCTGGGCTGGCGTGCCGCTTTTTTCATTTCCCCGATTGCCGCGGCGGTGGCCTTGTTCCTGCTGGCCAAGTATTTCCCGCGGATCCGGCCAATCCACACGGGCGAACGGCGCATCGATTGGCTGGGGGCGGTACTGCTGGTCGTCGCGGTGGGCGCGCCCCTGGCTGCGTTGGAACTGGGCTTTGCAAAGGGGGAGCATGCCCACCCGGCGATGGGCCTGGGACTGGCAGTGGCTGGGATCGCCGCCATCGCCCTGCTGATTCCCATCGAGCGCCGCGTCGCCTCGCCGATCTTTCCCTTGCGCGTGCTGGCGGGTCGGGAACCGCAGTTGCTGAATCTCGCCGCCATGACGGTCGGCGCCGTGATGTTCGTGCTGATTTTCTATAGCCCCTTGCTGCTGCAGCAGGTACTGGGCTACACGCCAAGCGAAGCCGGCCTGTTGCTGACGCCGCTGGTGGCGGCCATCTCGGTGGGCAGCATCATCAACGGCCGGCTGTTCCCCCGCCAGACGGAACCGCAGCGCCTGATGGTGTTCGGTGCCGGCCTGCTGGCGGTGGGGACGTTGATGGTGCTATTGATCTCCCCCGGCACATCGGCCTGGTGGATCCTGGCGGCGTTCTTCGTCAATGGCTGTGCGCTGGGCTTCCTGTTGCCCAACCTGACCTTGTTCATGCAGATGCTCAGCGAACGGCGCGATGTGGGCGTGGCTTCGGCCCTGGTCCAGACCACTCGCGCGATCGGCAGCGCCTTGGGCACGGCCGTAGTCGGAATCCTGATCTCGCACGGCACGGTACTAAACGGAGTGCGCACAGGTCTGGTGTTGTGTATCGTCCTGTGCCTGACCTGCGCGGTACTCGCGCATCGGGTCAAGATGAAAAACCTGGCCACCAATCGGAACCAGGCCTGATTCGGGATCGACCATGCGCCGCCGCGATTTGCTGGACCTTCTACTTCTGGCCGCCGTCTGGGGCGGCTCGTTTCTATTCATGCGCCTGGCCGTGGGGGAATTCGGGCCGGTGGCGTTGATCGAACTGCGCGTCGGCCTGGCGGCCCTGTTCCTGCTGCCCGCCGCGCTATGGCGCAACAGGTTGCCGACCATCGGCAAGCACTGGAAAGCCATCCTGGTTGTGGGAACGCTGAACGCCGCCCTGCCGTTCCTGCTGTACGCCTACGCCGCGCAATCGCTGGGCGCCGGATTCCTGTCTGTGGCCAACGCGGTGACGCCGGTCTGGGGCGCCGTGGTCGGCTGGCTCTGGCTCAAGGACAGGCTGCCCTGGTCGCGATCGCTCGGGCTCATGATCGGCCTGCTGGGAATCGTGGTGCTGGTCTGGGACAAGCTGGACTTCAAATCGGGGGGCACGGGCCCGGCCGTGCTCGCGGCGGTGTCGGCGCCGGTCTTCTATGGCATCGCGGCCAATTGGACCAAGCGCTTCCTGACCGGGGTCGACGCCCTTTCCAACGCGACCGGCAGCATGATCGCCGCGGCATTGGTGCTGTTGCCGCTGGCCTTGGCCACCTGGCCGCAGACGCCTGTATCGATGCGGGCCTGGGGCGCCACCATCCTGCTGGCCGTGGTCTGTACCGGCGCCGCCTACATCATCTTCTTTCGCCTGATCGCCAACGTCGGCCCCACCGGGGCGGTCAGCGTCACGTTCCTGGTGCCTGTCTTTGGCGTGGTCTGGGGAGCCTGGTTCCTGGATGAAGCCATCACCGTTTCCATCCTGACCGGCGCCGGTATCATCCTGGTGGGCACGGCACTGGCGCTGGGCTTGGTCGGCGAGAGAAAGCGCCGCGGCCCAGCAAGTTAGGCAATCCGGACCTGGTCGGCTTCGGCAAGGAGCCGGCCGTTCCGATCGGCGGCCGACAACAGCGGAGCTTCTTGCCCCAGCGGCCATTCGATTCCCAGCACGGGGTCATTCCAGAGCACGCATTGCTGGTGCATGGGTTGGTAGTAGCTCGTCGCCTTGTAGGAAACGACGGCGCGCGCGGACAACACCAGAAACCCATGGGCGAAGCCCTCGGGAATCCACATCTGCCGGTGGTTGGCGGCCGAGAGGCGCTGCGCCACCCATTGTCCGAACGTAGGGGAACCCTGGCGCATGTCCACAGCAACATCGTAGATTTCTCCCTGGGTCACACGCAGTAATTTGCCTTGGGGATCCACTGTCTGATAGTGCAGGCCGCGCAGTACGTTGCGATGGGATTCCGATTGGTTGTCCTGCACGAAACGCAACTCCCGTCCCACCGCCGCGTCCAGCACGGACTGTCGATAGGTCTCGAGAAAACAGCCGCGCTCGTCGCGATGGACTTCCGGCTCGATCAGCAGGACATCAGGCAAGGCCAGGGGGGTGATGGTCATCAGAAAGCCCTGCGCTTTAGCAGACTCATCAGATAATCGCCATAACCGCTCTTTTGCAGCGGACGGGCCAGCGCTTCCAGCTGCGTGGCGTCGATCCATTGCTTGCGGAAAGCGATCTCCTCGGGGCAGGCCACCTTCAAGCCCTGGCGGCGCTCCAATGTGGCAATGAACTGGCTGGCCTCGAGCAGGCTGTCGTGAGTGCCGGTATCCAGCCAGGCATGGCCGCGCCCCATGATCTCGACGTTGAGCCTCCCCTGCCGCAGATAAAGCTGGTTCAGGTCGGTGATCTCCAATTCGTTGCGAGCGGAAGGACGTATTCCACGCGCCAGGTCCACCACCTGGCCATCGTAGAAGTACAAACCGGTGACCGCATAGCTGGACTGCGGCACGGCGGGCTTCTCTTCGATCCGCAATGCCTGTCCGGCGGCATCGAACTGGACCACGCCATAGCGCTGCGGATCCTGCACATGGTAGGCGAACACGGTCGCGCCTTCCCGCCGGGCGTCGGCACGCGCCAGCAGCTGCGGCAGGTCATGCCCGTAGAAAAGGTTGTCGCCCAGCACCAGGGCGCAGGGCGTGTTGCCGATGAAACCGGCCCCGATCAGGAATGCCTGGGCCAGTCCATCCGGGGATGGCTGCACCGCGTATTGCAGATTCAAG from Achromobacter xylosoxidans includes the following:
- a CDS encoding DMT family transporter — its product is MRRRDLLDLLLLAAVWGGSFLFMRLAVGEFGPVALIELRVGLAALFLLPAALWRNRLPTIGKHWKAILVVGTLNAALPFLLYAYAAQSLGAGFLSVANAVTPVWGAVVGWLWLKDRLPWSRSLGLMIGLLGIVVLVWDKLDFKSGGTGPAVLAAVSAPVFYGIAANWTKRFLTGVDALSNATGSMIAAALVLLPLALATWPQTPVSMRAWGATILLAVVCTGAAYIIFFRLIANVGPTGAVSVTFLVPVFGVVWGAWFLDEAITVSILTGAGIILVGTALALGLVGERKRRGPAS
- the rfbA gene encoding glucose-1-phosphate thymidylyltransferase RfbA yields the protein MTSLAPRKGIILAGGSGTRLHPATLAISKQLMPVYDKPMIYYPLSTLMLAGIRDILVIATPDDAPRFAHLLGDGGRWGLNLQYAVQPSPDGLAQAFLIGAGFIGNTPCALVLGDNLFYGHDLPQLLARADARREGATVFAYHVQDPQRYGVVQFDAAGQALRIEEKPAVPQSSYAVTGLYFYDGQVVDLARGIRPSARNELEITDLNQLYLRQGRLNVEIMGRGHAWLDTGTHDSLLEASQFIATLERRQGLKVACPEEIAFRKQWIDATQLEALARPLQKSGYGDYLMSLLKRRAF
- the rfbC gene encoding dTDP-4-dehydrorhamnose 3,5-epimerase, with amino-acid sequence MTITPLALPDVLLIEPEVHRDERGCFLETYRQSVLDAAVGRELRFVQDNQSESHRNVLRGLHYQTVDPQGKLLRVTQGEIYDVAVDMRQGSPTFGQWVAQRLSAANHRQMWIPEGFAHGFLVLSARAVVSYKATSYYQPMHQQCVLWNDPVLGIEWPLGQEAPLLSAADRNGRLLAEADQVRIA